The Epinephelus lanceolatus isolate andai-2023 chromosome 14, ASM4190304v1, whole genome shotgun sequence genome has a window encoding:
- the LOC117249561 gene encoding trace amine-associated receptor 13c-like, which translates to MEEAELCFPQVNTSCRKTSRPHLEATVTLSVLSCITMLTMVLNLLVITSISHFRQLHTTTNFVLLSLAVADFIVGLVLMPAEIIVYRGCWILGDIMCVVYYFSAFFAVSASVGNMVLISADRYIAICDPMFYSIKVTVKRVQLCICLCWIFSAVHSSWMPRDLLKQPGRYNSCYGECVIVVNYIDGAVDLVVTFLGPFLVIIILYIRVFVVAVSQARAMRSQTAADTLQRSNTVTAKKSEMKAARTLGIVVVVFIVCNCPYYCFTVAAENNLVGAPSGKIELWLMCFNSCLNPVIYVFFYPWFRKAIKHIVSLQILKPSSSEANIV; encoded by the exons ATGGAGGAGGCTGAACTCTGCTTTCCCCAAGTCAACACCTCCTGCAGGAAGACAAGTCGCCCTCACTTGGAGGCCACAGTCACTCTCAGTGTGCTGTCCTGTATCACTATGCTCACTATGGTTCTTAACCTGCTGGTCATCACCTCTATCTCCCACTTCAG GCAGCTTCACACCACCACCAACTTCGTCCTCCTGTCTCTGGCTGTTGCTGACTTCATTGTCGGTTTGGTGCTAATGCCAGCTGAAATCATCGTCTACAGAGGTTGTTGGATTCTGGGTGACATAATGTGTGTTGTGTATTACTTTTCAGCTTTCTTTGCTGTCAGTGCATCAGTAGGAAACATGGTTCTCATATCAGCTGACCGCTACATTGCTATTTGTGACCCCATGTTTTACTCcatcaaagtcactgtgaaaaGAGTTCAACTCTGCATTTGTCTGTGTTGGATATTTTCTGCTGTTCACAGCAGTTGGATGCCGAGGGATTTATTGAAACAGCCAGGCAGGTATAACTCCTGTTATGGAGAGTGTGTAATTGTAGTTAATTATATTGATGGAGCTGTTGACCTTGTTGTGACCTTTTTGGGCCCCTTTCTTGTCATCATAATTTTGTATATCAGAGTGTTTGTGGTGGCTGTGTCTCAGGCTCGTGCCATGCGCTCCCAAACTGCAGCTGATACACTTCAGCGTTCAAATACAGTAACTGCTAAGAAATCTGAGATGAAAGCAGCCAGAACTCTTGGTattgttgtagttgtgtttattgtgtgcaACTGTCCATATTATTGTTTCACTGTTGCAGCTGAGAACAACTTGGTTGGGGCGCCATCTGGAAAAATTGAACTTTGGCTGATGTGTTTTAATTCTTGTCTCAACCCTGTGATATATGTCTTTTTCTATCCCTGGTTCAGGAAAGCTATTAAACACATTGTATCACTTCAGATACTGAAGCCTAGCTCCTCTGAGGCTAACATAGTGTAG
- the LOC117249554 gene encoding trace amine-associated receptor 9-like, producing MEEAELCFPQVNTSCRKTSRPHLEATVTLSVLSCITMLTVVLNLLVITSISHFRQLHTTTNFILLSLAVADFIVGFLQMPAEILLYRGCWTLGDIMCVVYYFSGFFAVSASVGNMVLISVDRYIAICDPMFYSTKVTVKRVQLCICLCWIFSAVHSSWMPRDSLKQPGRYNSCYGECVIVVNYIEGAVDLVVTFLSPFLVIIVLYIRVFVVAVSQARAMRSQTAADTLQRSKPITAKKSEMKAARTLGIVVVVFIVCNCPYYCFTVAAENNLVGASSGKIEIWLICFNSCLNPVIYVFFYPWFRKAIKHIVSLQILKPSSSEANIM from the exons ATGGAGGAGGCTGAACTCTGCTTTCCCCAAGTCAACACCTCCTGCAGGAAGACAAGTCGCCCTCACTTGGAGGCCACAGTCACTCTCAGTGTGCTGTCCTGCATCACTATGCTCACCGTGGTTCTTAACCTGCTGGTCATCACCTCTATCTCCCACTTCAG GCAGCTCCACACCACCACCAACTTCATCCTCCTGTCTCTGGCTGTTGCAGACTTCATTGTGGGTTTCTTGCAGATGCCAGCTGAAATCCTCCTCTATCGAGGTTGTTGGACTCTGGGTGACATAATGTGTGTTGTGTATTActtttcaggtttctttgctgtcAGTGCATCAGTAGGAAACATGGTTCTCATATCAGTTGACCGCTACATTGCTATTTGTGACCCCATGTTTTACTCCACCAAAGTCACTGTGAAAAGAGTTCAACTCTGCATTTGTCTGTGTTGGATATTTTCTGCTGTTCACAGCAGTTGGATGCCGAGGGATTCGTTGAAACAGCCAGGCAGGTATAACTCCTGTTATGGAGAGTGTGTAATTGTAGTTAATTATATTGAAGGAGCTGTTGACCTAGTTGTGACCTTTTTGAGCCCCTTTCTTGTCATCATAGTTTTGTATATCAGAGTGTTTGTGGTGGCTGTGTCTCAGGCTCGTGCCATGCGCTCCCAAACTGCAGCTGATACACTTCAGCGTTCAAAGCCAATAACTGCTAAGAAATCTGAGATGAAAGCAGCCAGGACTCTTGGTattgttgtagttgtgtttattgtgtgcaACTGTCCATATTATTGTTTCACTGTTGCAGCTGAGAACAACTTGGTTGGGGCATCATCTGGAAAAATTGAAATTTGGCTGATTTGTTTTAATTCCTGTCTAAACCCTGTGATATATGTCTTTTTCTATCCCTGGTTCAGGAAAGCTATTAAACACATTGTATCACTTCAGATACTGAAGCCTAGCTCCTCTGAGGCTAACATAATGTAG
- the LOC144466906 gene encoding trace amine-associated receptor 8a-like, translated as MPAEIIIYRGCWILGDIMCVVYYFSAFFAVSASVGNMVLISADRYIAICDPMFYSIKVTVKRVRLCICLCLLLSAVHSSWMLRDFLKQPGRYNSCYGECVIVVNNIEGAVDLVVTFLSPFLVIIVLYIRVFVLAVTQARAMRSRIAADKLQCSNTVTAKKSEMKAVRTFGIVVVVFTVCGCSYYCFIVAAENNLVGASSGKIEIWLIFFNSCLNPVIYVVFFYPWFRKAIKHIVTLQILKPGSSEANIV; from the coding sequence ATGCCAGCTGAAATCATCATCTATAGAGGTTGTTGGATTCTGGGTGACATAATGTGTGTTGTGTATTACTTTTCAGCTTTCTTTGCTGTCAGTGCATCAGTAGGAAACATGGTTCTCATATCAGCTGACCGCTACATTGCTATTTGTGACCCCATGTTTTACTCcatcaaagtcactgtgaaaaGAGTTCGACTCTGCATTTGtctctgtttgttattgtctgCTGTTCACAGCAGTTGGATGCTGAGGGATTTCTTGAAACAGCCAGGCAGGTATAACTCCTGTTATGGAGAGTGTGTAATTGTAGTTAATAATATTGAAGGAGCTGTTGACCTTGTTGTGACCTTTTTGAGCCCCTTTCTTGTCATCATAGTTTTGTATATCAGAGTGTTTGTGTTGGCTGTGACTCAGGCTCGTGCCATGCGCTCTCGCATTGCAGCTGATAAACTTCAGTGTTCAAATACAGTAACTGCTAAGAAATCTGAGATGAAAGCAGTCAGGACTTTTGGTattgttgtagttgtgtttactgtgtgcgGCTGTTCATATTATTGTTTCATTGTTGCAGCTGAGAACAACTTGGTTGGGGCGTCATCTGGAAAAATTGAAATTTGGCTGATATTTTTTAATTCCTGTCTAAACCCTGTGATATATGTTGTCTTTTTCTATCCCTGGTTTAGGAAAGCTattaaacacattgtaacacttCAGATACTGAAGCCTGGCTCCTCTGAGGCTAACATAGTGTAG